The Streptomyces tubercidicus DNA segment GCCGCTCCGGGTGGGAGAGGTAGCGGTTGCGGCTGGAGAGGGCGAGCCCGTCTTCCTCGCGCACCGTGGGGACGCCGACGATCTCGACGGGGAAGTTGAGGTCGGCGGCCATCCGTGTGATGACGGCGAGCTGCTGGGCGTCCTTCTGCCCGTAGAAGGCGATGTCCGGCGCGGTCAGATGCAGCAGCTTGGCGACGACGGTCAGCACCCCGTCGAAGTGCCCGGGGCGGCTGGCGCCTTCCAGGAGGGTGCCCATGGGGCCCGCGGCGACCCGGATCTGCGGCTCTCCGCCCGGGTAGACCTCGTCGGCGGACGGGGCGAAGACGACATCCGCGCCCGCGGCGGCCGCCAGCTCCGTATCGGCGTCCAGGGTGCGCGGGTAGCGGTCCAGGTCCTCGCCCGCCCCGAATTGCAGCGGATTGACGAAGACCGTGACGACGACCTGGCCCTGCGGTCCGACCCGGCGGCGGGCGGCGCGGATCAAGGTGGCGTGGCCCTCGTGGAGCGCGCCCATGGTCATGACGACGACGCGGGCTCCGGTGCCACGGGGCAGCTCGCGGAGGGCGGCGGCGGTGTGGAGGAGGTGCACGGGGTGGGTGGGGCGGACGGGCCGGGTGGGGTTCTCGTCCATGGGCTGGTCCGGCTCCTGGTTCACGGGCACCTCCGGTGCCGGAGTGGTGTCCGAGTGGCGGCCCGGTTCGGGGGACGGGCTCAGGGGCGAGGAGGTCATCGGCCGCCTCCCCCGGGGCCGTGGCCGGGGGCGTCGGGGTCCGGGCCGGGCGTGCCGGGGGTGCCCGGGGTGGTGCCGGGGCCGTCGTCGGCGTCGGCGAGCACCTCCAGCAGGTCCTCGGCCAGCTCCGGCTTCAGCAGTCCGTGGGCCAGCGCCCGGTCCGCGGTCGTACGGGCCATGGCGAGATACCCGGCGACGCTCTGTGGCGCGTGCCGGCGCAGCTCGGTGACATGGGCGGCGACGGTGCCGGCGTCGCCCCGTGCGACCGGGCCGGTCAGCGCCGCGTCACCGGAGCGGAGCGCATTGTCCAGGGCGGCGCCGAGCAGCGGTCCCAGCATCCGGTCCGGGGCCTGCACCCCGGCGTCGTGCAGCAGCTCCATCGACTGGGCGACGAGGGTGACCAGGTGATTGGCGCCGATGGCCAGTGCCGCGTGGTAGAGCGGACGGGCGGATTCCGCGATCCACTCGGGCTCCCCGCCCATCTCGATGACCAGCGCCTCGGCGGCCATCCGCAGCTCGTCGGGCGAAGTCACGCCGAACGAGCAGCCGGCCAGCCGCTGGACGTCCACGGAGGTGCCGGTGAACGTCATGGCCGGGTGCAGTGCGAGCGGCAGGGCGCCGGCGCGGGTGGCCGGGTCCAGGACCCCGGTTCCGTACCGCCCCGAGGTGTGCACCAGCAGCTGGCCGGGCCGTACAGCGCCGGTCTCCGCGAGGCCGCTCACCAGGCCGGCCAGGGCGTCGTCGGGGACGGTCAGCAGGACCAGGTCGGCGCGGGCGAGGACCTCGGCGGGGGCGACCAGCGGAACGTCGGGCAGCAGCTCGGCGGCGCGGCGTACGGAGGTGTCGGAGACACCCGACACGGCAACCGGGCGATGCCCTGCGAGCTGCAGCGCGGCGGCGAGAGCGGGCCCGACACGGCCCGCGCCGACGACCCCGACGGTCAGCCGTGCGGGTCGGTCCTGGGCCTCGAAGGGTGGGGTGGGATTCACGCGGCGATGGCCTTCCGTTCCAGTCCGCGGGGGGTACCGGACGATTCCTCGCCATGCTACGCGAGTGTTTCCGGTGGCTTTCAGGGCTCCGCGGAAGGTGAGACGGGGGTCTCCCCCGAACTCTCCCGAGAGTTATCCACAGGGGTCGCGGAGCCGCGCGGGGCTGCGCGACGATCGATGCGACGCCGCGCGAGGGCGCGGGCACGGACGGTATGGGGGTGTGAGGCGGATGCGGGAAACCGGCGGACGCGGCACGGGCGGGGAGGCGGACGCGGCCTCGGGCTCGGGCTCGGGCTCGGGCTCGGGCTCGGGCTCGGGCTCGGGCTCGGGCTCGCGGGGAGCATCGGGCGGGGCGCCGGACGGATTTCCTCCCGTCCGGCGGGGGCGGATGCGTGCGGCGTTCCGTGGTGCGCGGCGCGTGCTGCCGGACGGCGTCGGGCGGGAGACGCTCCGCGAGCGGCTGGACCGCCTGGTGGTCGACGCCCCGGCGGCTCACGACCTGGACGACTGGGTCGACATCTACGGCAACGACGACGGCATCATCGGCGAGCTGGAGCGCCGGACCGCCGCCGCCCTGGGCACCGAGGCCGCCGCCTTCTTCCCGACCGGCACGATGGCGCAGCAGGTGGCGCTGCGCTGCTGGGCGGGGCGTACGGGCAATGCAACGGTCGCCGGCCATCCGCTGTCGCATATGGAGGGCCACGAGCGCGATGCCTGGGCGGTGGTCAGCGGGCTGCGCATGGTGCATCCGACGAACGCACCGCGGCCCCCGACCGCCGCGGAGATCTACGACCTGGCGGAACCGTTCGGGACCCTCGCCCTCGAACTGCCGCTGCGGGACGCCGGGTTCGTGCTGCCGACGTGGGACGAGCTGACCGCGACGGTGGCGGCGGCGCGGGACCGTGAGGCAGTGGTGCACTTCGACGGCGCGCGCCTGTGGGAGTGCGG contains these protein-coding regions:
- the panC gene encoding pantoate--beta-alanine ligase; this encodes MDENPTRPVRPTHPVHLLHTAAALRELPRGTGARVVVMTMGALHEGHATLIRAARRRVGPQGQVVVTVFVNPLQFGAGEDLDRYPRTLDADTELAAAAGADVVFAPSADEVYPGGEPQIRVAAGPMGTLLEGASRPGHFDGVLTVVAKLLHLTAPDIAFYGQKDAQQLAVITRMAADLNFPVEIVGVPTVREEDGLALSSRNRYLSHPERRTALALSAALFAARDRLAAEEALRARAASTGHAAQDRAAALAALGEDRAAADAHAVAYAAAGPPHGPSVARAAAQAVLDDAARLEPPLALDYLALVDPSDFTEIPDNYEGEAILAVAAKVGTTRLIDNIRLVFRAGRSGPTTATHQGGTLTGAATSETASSDAAPSATTSSDAPASGSPTTPTTPPPTPQGPLGATR
- a CDS encoding Rossmann-like and DUF2520 domain-containing protein, producing the protein MNPTPPFEAQDRPARLTVGVVGAGRVGPALAAALQLAGHRPVAVSGVSDTSVRRAAELLPDVPLVAPAEVLARADLVLLTVPDDALAGLVSGLAETGAVRPGQLLVHTSGRYGTGVLDPATRAGALPLALHPAMTFTGTSVDVQRLAGCSFGVTSPDELRMAAEALVIEMGGEPEWIAESARPLYHAALAIGANHLVTLVAQSMELLHDAGVQAPDRMLGPLLGAALDNALRSGDAALTGPVARGDAGTVAAHVTELRRHAPQSVAGYLAMARTTADRALAHGLLKPELAEDLLEVLADADDGPGTTPGTPGTPGPDPDAPGHGPGGGGR